The following are encoded together in the Hemicordylus capensis ecotype Gifberg chromosome 4, rHemCap1.1.pri, whole genome shotgun sequence genome:
- the TACSTD2 gene encoding tumor-associated calcium signal transducer 2 has protein sequence MESTLGAALLLMLVAASAAQSCQCATNHRVTSCTMESGTCTCTSFGSDQRVDCSTLTSKCLLMKAEMTRSPSRGRRFMKPEDGFLDNDGLYNPDCTANGTFKAKQCNQTDTCWCVNSAGVRRTDKGDTTMVCSRLVRTNWIFIEMKHQERESAFPESEVKNSLRQIIQSRYMLHPKYITLIEYDSPFIHIDMKQNESQMTSRDVDIADVAYYFEKDIKRNSAFPPSNVFNLSVNGEPLNIEEILIYYVDEQPPEFTMKRLAAGVIAVVVVVVLAIIIGITVLVITRRRRTGKYEKVEIKEMGEMRRGQNS, from the coding sequence ATGGAGTCTACTTTAGGGGCTGCACTGCTTTTGATGCTAGTGGCTGCATCAGCAGCCCAGAGCTGCCAGTGTGCAACAAACCATCGAGTAACCTCCTGTACAATGGAGTCTGGTACCTGCACCTGCACATCATTCGGTTCGGACCAGAGGGTAGACTGTTCAACACTGACTTCGAAATGCCTCCTGATGAAGGCAGAAATGACACGCTCTCCCTCCAGGGGAAGGAGGTTCATGAAGCCTGAAGATGGCTTTCTGGACAACGATGGGCTTTACAACCCAGACTGCACAGCCAATGGCACCTTCAAGGCCAAGCAATGCAACCAGACAGACACTTGTTGGTGTGTGAACAGTGCTGGAGTGAGGAGGACTGACAAGGGTGATACAACCATGGTATGCAGCAGACTTGTCAGAACAAACTGGATCTTCATTGAAATGAAGCACCAAGAAAGAGAATCTGCCTTCCCTGAGTCTGAAGTGAAAAATAGTCTTCGCCAGATAATTCAGAGCCGGTACATGCTCCATCCAAAGTACATCACACTGATAGAGTATGACTCCCCATTCATCCATATTGACATGAAGCAGAATGAGTCTCAGATGACTTCCAGAGATGTCGATATAGCAGATGTAGCCTATTACTTTGAAAAAGACATCAAACGCAACTCTGCTTTTCCGCCCAGTAATGTGTTTAATCTCTCTGTCAATGGAGAACCTCTAAATATTGAAGAAATCTTAATCTACTATGTTGATGAACAGCCACCAGAGTTCACTATGAAGCGCTTGGCAGCTGGTGTGATTgcggtggtagtggtggtggttttggCCATTATTATTGGAATAACTGTGCTTGTGATTACCAGGAGGCGAAGGACTGGCAAGTATGAGAAGGTTGAGATTAAGGAGATGGGAGAAATGCGAAGAGGACAAAATTCATAG